The Anolis carolinensis isolate JA03-04 chromosome 2, rAnoCar3.1.pri, whole genome shotgun sequence genome has a window encoding:
- the tmem52b gene encoding transmembrane protein 52B isoform X1, protein MGKYTRVVTISALTFISQVPCVQMQKSCTNADNCADTEWVQLWYIWLVIAICGLFLFCGIVCLCVRCCCLKCYHAREETSHPPYEVTVIAFDRDSSTLQSTITSLHSVLSPAALRILAVAHAQSAGQARSQPAGTETPPVYEEAIHMNRFTVSRSRERPPDLQPVPEEKQTTNVERKEV, encoded by the exons ATGGGAAAGTATACAAGAGTTGTGACTATTTCTGCATTGACATTCATATCTCAG GTTCCTTGTGTGCAAATGCAGAAGAGCTGCACAAATGCTGACaa CTGTGCAGACACAGAATGGGTGCAGCTCTGGTACATCTG GCTTGTCATCGCAATTTGTGGACTCTTCCTCTTCTGTGGCATCGTCTGCCTCTGTGTGCGGTGTTGCTGTCTTAAGTGCTACCATGCAAGAGAAGAAACAAGTCACCCACCCTATGAGGTCACAGTCATTGCATTTGATCGAGACAGCAGCACCCTTCAAAGCACCATCACTT CCCTCCATTCAGTGCTTAGCCCTGCTGCTCTGAGAATACTAGCAGTAGCTCATGCCCAAAGTGCTGGGCAAGCAAGATCTCAACCTGCTGGGACAGAGACACCACCAGTTTATGAAGAGGCCATCCACATGAATAGATTCACTGTGTCCAGAAGCAGAGAAAGACCCCCTGATCTTCAGCCAGTGCCAGAGGAGAAGCAGACAACTAATGTGGAAAGAAAAGAAGTATAA
- the tmem52b gene encoding transmembrane protein 52B isoform X2 → MLTNTEWVQLWYIWLVIAICGLFLFCGIVCLCVRCCCLKCYHAREETSHPPYEVTVIAFDRDSSTLQSTITSLHSVLSPAALRILAVAHAQSAGQARSQPAGTETPPVYEEAIHMNRFTVSRSRERPPDLQPVPEEKQTTNVERKEV, encoded by the exons ATGCTGACaa ACACAGAATGGGTGCAGCTCTGGTACATCTG GCTTGTCATCGCAATTTGTGGACTCTTCCTCTTCTGTGGCATCGTCTGCCTCTGTGTGCGGTGTTGCTGTCTTAAGTGCTACCATGCAAGAGAAGAAACAAGTCACCCACCCTATGAGGTCACAGTCATTGCATTTGATCGAGACAGCAGCACCCTTCAAAGCACCATCACTT CCCTCCATTCAGTGCTTAGCCCTGCTGCTCTGAGAATACTAGCAGTAGCTCATGCCCAAAGTGCTGGGCAAGCAAGATCTCAACCTGCTGGGACAGAGACACCACCAGTTTATGAAGAGGCCATCCACATGAATAGATTCACTGTGTCCAGAAGCAGAGAAAGACCCCCTGATCTTCAGCCAGTGCCAGAGGAGAAGCAGACAACTAATGTGGAAAGAAAAGAAGTATAA